The DNA region ATCGTCAGGACGAAGTCGGCGCCGTACCTGGCCTTGAGGGTCTTCACGGCCGAGACGAGGTTGACGATCACCGGTGTCTTCGGGTTCTTGAAGTCGGTGTCGTCGGCGTTCAGGGAGAGCGAGTGGCCCTCGAAGTCGATGTCCAGGCCGTCGAGTCCGTACTCGTCGATGATCTTCGAGACCGAGGAGACGAACGTGTCGCGGGCCGCCGTGGTCGTCAGTTGCACCTGGCCGTTCTGGCCGCCGATGGATATCAGGACCTTCTTGCCCGCCGCCTGCTTCGCCTTGATCGCCGCCTTGAACTCGGCGTCGCTCTCGACGTTCGGGCACTCGGTGACCGGGCAGCGGTCGAAGCGGATGTCGCCGGAGGTGGTCGAGGTGGGTTCGCCGAAGGCCAGGTCTATGACGTCCCAGCTGTCGGGAACGTCGGCCATGCGCGTGTAGCCGGAGCCGTTGGCGAAGCTCGCGTGGAGGTAGCCGACCAGGGCGTGGGCGGGGAGGTCCGAGGGGTCGCCGCCACCCGGACCGGATGTCGTGGTCGCCGTGACCGCCGGGGACTTCGCGGACTCGCCCGCCTCGTTCACGGCGGTGATCTGGAAGGAGTACGCGGTGGAGGGGGAGAGTCCGGAGACGGTGGTCGACGTGCCGCTCGCCGACTGGACCTTCGTGCCGTTGCGGTGGATCGCGTAGCCCGTCGCGCCGAGGACGGACGGCCAGGACAGGGCCACGCTGGTGGACGTGACCGTGCCGACCGTCGGGGCGGTGGGAGCGGCCGGCGGTTGTCCGGCGTCGACGCCCGGGCCGACCAGCGAGATGTCGTCGGCGTGATACGCGCCGGTGCCGTACCAGCCGTGGGTGTAGATCGTGACCTTGGTGGTGGACGCGCCGGTGCGGAAGGTCGTGGTCAGCCGCTGCCAGTCCGGCGCGGACTGTGTCCAGGCGGAGACGTCGGTGGTACCGGTGCCGCTCGCGCCGAGGTAGGCGTAGTCGCCCCGGACGTATCCGGCGAGCGTGTACTGGGAGCCGGGCTTGACGGTCACGGTCTGCGCGCAGCGCGCGTTGTCACTGCCGGCCGGGGTCGCCTTCAGTGCCGAACCGCCGCTCCGCACGGGTGAGGTGACCACGCTGCCCGCCGTGCAGGTCCAGCCGTCGAGGCCCGCCTCGAACCCGCCGTTCCTGGCGAGGTCCGCGTCGGCCGCACGGGCGGCCGACGAGAGTGCGGTGATGCCTGGTACGGCCAGGACGGTGGCCGCACAGACGGCGAGGACGGATCTGACGCGATCCACAAGTACCTCCTGGCATGGGGGAATTGGAGGGGTGGAGCGCGCTCAATTTGGTCCAGACCAATCCTGTTGTCAAGGTCTCCGACAGCTATCCGCGGTCACCGGTACCGCAGTCACCGGCTGTCGCGATCACCGGTATCGCGCTCATCGGTTGTCGCGGTCATCGGTCGCGAGAGCCGCCGCCGCCTCGTGCATCGCCAGTTCCAGCAGCGTCGGATCGGTGAGTGTGCCGGAGCCGTCCGGTGCGACCAGCCAGCGGACCCCGCCGGTCGACCTCCCCGGATACGGCACCACGATCCACGTACCGTGCCCCGCCGTGCGAACCCCCGTGCCGAGCCACCGGGCCGCCGTGCCCGGGGGCACGAAGAACCCCATCCGGGCGTCGCCGAAGTCGACGAGCACCGGGCCCGGTTGATCGAGCACCCGGGTCAGTACGTCGAGCGTCGGATAGCCGAGTTCACCCGGCAGGATGAGTACGTCCCAGGCCCTGCCCGCCGGCAGCAGCGCGACCCCCAAGGGGTTGCGCTCCCACTCCCAGCGGCAGGCCTCTGGATCCGGAGCGACGGATGCCAGCCACTCGACCGCCGTCTTGGCCCCTGTCATGGCGGAACCTCCCTTTTTCTCGTGTCGACGCTGGTCGCGTCACAGGAGAGAGGGAGGTTCGGGCCGAGCATTACGCGGGTTCTGACAACTTGTTGAGAGTGAAGAGGGTCACACGGTCTCAGCTGTCGAAGCCGAGACCCAGCCGGTCCATCGTCTTCAGCCACAGATTGCGCCGGCCGCCGTGCGCGTCCGCCCGCGCCAGGGACCACTTGGTGAGTGCGATCCCCGTCCACGCGAACGGTTCCGGCGGGAAGGGCAGCGGCTTCTTGCGGACCATCTCCAGCGACGTACGTTCGGTGCGCTCCCCCGACAGCAGGTCGAGCATCACGTCCGCGCCGAAGCGGGTGGCGCCGACGCCGAGGCCCGTATAGCCCGCCGCGTAGGACACGCGGCCCTGGTGCGCCGTACCGAAGAAGGCGGAGAAGCGGGAGCAGGTGTCGATCGCGCCGCCCCACGCGTGGCTGAAGCGAACGCCCTCCAACTGCGGGAAGCAGGTGAAGAAGTGGCCCGCGAGCTTCGCGTACGTCTCCGGCCGGTCGTCGTACTCGGCGCGCACCCGGCCCCCGTACGGGTAGACCGCGTCGTAGCCGCCCCACAGGATCCGGTTGTCGGCGGACAGCCGGAAGTAGTGGAACTGGTTCGCCGAGTCCCCGAGTCCCTGCCGGTTCTTCCAGCCGATCGACGCGAGCTGGTCGGCGGTCAGCGGCTCGGTCATCAGCGCGTAGTCGTAGACCGGGACGGTGTACGAGCGCACACGCTTGACCAGGTTCGGGAAGATGTTCGTGCCCAGGGCGACCCGGCGGGCGCGGATGCTGCCGTACGGAGTGCGTACGGCCATTCCGGCGCCGTACGGCTTGAGGGTGAGGGCGGGCGTGTTCTCGTACACCCGGACGCCCAGCTCGACGCAGGCGCGCTTGAGGCCCCAGGCCAGCTTGGCGGGGTGCAGCATGGCGACGCCGCGGCGGTCGTGCAGGCCCGCGAGGAATGTCGGTGAGTCGACCTGTTCCCGTACGGCCTCGGCGTCCAGGTACTCGACGTCGTTCGCCAGACCGCGGCGCTCCAACTCCTCGTGCCAGTCGCGGAGTTCCGCTGCCTGGTACGGCTCGGTGGCGACGTCGATCTCGCCGGTGCGCTCGAAGTCGCAGTCGAGGGAGTAGCGGGCCACGGTGGCCTCGATGCCGTCGAGGTTGCGGGCTCCCAGTTCCTCCAGCTTGTGGATCTCGTCGGGCCAGCGGGTCAGGCCGTTGGACAGGCCGTGGGTGAGGGAGGCGGCGCAGAAACCGCCGTTGCGGCCCGAGGCGGCCCAGCCCGCCTCGCGGCCCTCGACCAGGACGACCTCGCGCCCGGGGTCGCGCTCCTTGGCGAGGAGCGCGGTCCACAGTCCGCTGTAGCCGCCGCCGACGACGAGCAGGTCGCAGGTCTCGGCGGTGGTGAGCGCGGGCTCGGGGCGGGGCTTGCCGGGGTCGTCCAGCCAGTACGAGACCGGCTGGGCGTCCGAAAGCGACTTCGCCCAGTTCTTGTCACGGCTCATGGCGCTTGGGGCCATGATTTCAACTCCCTACGACTGCTGCTTTCTTGATATTCATTGAAGCGCTATGCCTTTTGGCGGTTCCTGCGGTTGCCGATGACCATTCCGGCCAGCACGAACAGTACGGCGACGATGAACATGGCCGTACCGATGACATTGATCTGAACGGGTGTTCCGCGCTGGGCCGAGCCCCAGACGAACATGGGGAAGGTGACGGTCGAGCCCGCGTTGAAATTGGTGATGATGAAGTCGTCGAAGGAGAGCGCGAAGGCGAGCAGCGCTCCCGCGGCGATTCCGGGGGCGGCGATGGGCAGGGTGACGCGGACGAAGGTCTGCACGGGACCGGCGTACAGGTCCTGGGCGGCCTGCTCCAGCCGCGGATCCATCGACATGACACGGGCCTTGACGGCGGTGACGACGAAGCTCAGACAGAACATGATGTGGGCGATCAGGATCGTCCAGAAGCCCAGCTGCGCGCCCAGGTTGAGGAAGAGCGTGAGCAGCGAGGCGGCCATCACGACCTCGGGCATCGCCATCGGCAGGAAGATCAGCGAGTTCACGGCGCCGCGCGCCCGGAAGCGGTAGCGGACGAGCGCGAAGGCGATCATCGTGCCGAGGACGGTCGCGCCGAGGGTCGCCCAGGCCGCGATCTGCAGGCTCAGCGAGAGCGAGCCGCACAGGTCGGCGACCCCACAGGGATCGGTCCAGGCGTCCGTGGAGAACTGCTGCCATTCGTAGTTGAAGCGCCCCTTCGGATTGTTGAAGGAGAACACCGTGACGACGATGTTCGGCAGCAGCAGATAACCGAGGGTCAGCAGACCCGCGATGACGACGAGACGGCGCTTCAGCCAGCGTACGAGGGCCATTTAAACCAGATCCTCCGTCCCGGACTTGCGAATGTAGAGCGTGACGATGGCGAGGATCCCGGCCATGAGAATGAACGAGAGCGCCGCGGCCGTCGGATAGTCGAGAATCCGCAGGAATTGGGTCTGGATGACGTTTCCGACCATGCGGGTGTCGGTGGAGCCGAGCAGATCGGCGTTCACGTAGTCGCCGCTCGCCGGGATGAAGGTGAGCAGCGTCCCGGAGACGACACCTGGCATCGACAGCGGGAACGTCACTTTGCGGAAGGTGGTGAAGGGCTTCGCGTACAGATCGCCGGCCGCCTCGTGCAGCCGCCCGTCGATCCGCTCAAGCGAGGTGTAGAGCGGCAGGATCATGAACGGCAGGAAGTTGTACGTGAGACCGCAGACCACCGCGAGCGGCGTGGCCAGCACCCGGTCGCCCGCCGTGATGCCGAGCCAGCTGGTGACATCCAGGACGTGCAGCGAGTTGAGGGCGCCGACGACCGGTCCGCCGTCCGCGAGGATCGTCTTCCAGGCGAGCGTACGGATCAGGAAGCTGGTGAAGAACGGCGCGATCACCAGGATCAGGATCAGGTTGCGCCAGCGGCCCGCGCGGAACGCGATCAGGTACGCGAGCGGATAGCCGAGGAGCAGACACAGGATCGTGGCGGTGCCGGCGTACGCGATGGAGCGCAGGAACTGCGGCCAGTAGTCGGCCACCGCGTCCCAGTAGGTCGCGAAGTGCCAGGTGACCTTGTAGCCCTCCTCCAGGGAGCCCGTCTGCACGGACGTGGAGGCCTGGTAGACCATCGGCAGCGCGAAGAAGACGAGCAGCCAGAGGATGCCGGGGAGCAGCAGCCAGTACGGAGTGAGGCGGCCTCTTCTGCGAGGCGGGCGCTCCTCGGGCGCGGGTGTGGGCGCCAGGGGTGGCGCGTCGGTGACGGTCGTCATCAGGCCGCCTCTTCCTCGACCGTTTCGATCCCGGCGTCGATGTCCTGGGCCGCGTCCAGGCCGAAGGTGTGGGCCGGGTTCCAGTGCAGGACGACCTCGGTGCCGGGCACGAGCCGGGAGTCGCGGTCTATGTTCTGGGCGTAGACCTCGAACTCGGGACAGACCGGGCTGTCGATGACGTACTGCGTGGAGACGCCGATGAAGCTGGAGTCGGCGATCGTGCCGGTGATGCGGTTGCGGCCCGCCGGGATCTCGCCGGCGTCGTCGGCGTGCGTGAGCGAGATCTTCTCGGGTCGTACGCCGACGAGGACCTTGCCGCCGGTCGTCGTGGGCGCGGAACATCGCGCGGCGGGCAGCAGGAGCTTGCCGCCGCCCGCCTTGAGGACGATCTCGTCGCCGCTCTTGGAGTCGACCTCGGCCTCGATGAGGTTCGAGGTGCCGAGGAAGTTGGCGACGAACGTGGTGTTCGGGTTCTCGTAGAGGTCGGCGGGCGAGCCGAGCTGCTCGACACGGCCCGCGTTCATCACGGCGACCGTGTCGGCCATGGTCATGGCCTCCTCCTGGTCGTGCGTGACGTGCACGAAGGTGATGCCGACCTCGGTCTGGATGCGCTTGAGCTCCAGCTGCATCTGGCGGCGCAGCTTGAGGTCGAGGGCGCCGAGGGGCTCGTCGAGGAGGAGCACCTTGGGGGTGTTGATCAGCGCGCGGGCCACGGCGACGCGCTGCTGCTGGCCGCCGGAGAGCTGATGCGGCTTCTTGCGGGCCTGCTCGCCGAGCTGGACCAGCTCCAGCATGTCCTCGACCTGCTTCTTCACCGACTTGATGCCGCGCCGGCGCAGACCGAAGGCGACGTTCTCGAATATGTCGAGGTGCGGGAAGAGCGCGTACGACTGGAAGACCGTGTTCACCGGCCGCTTGTACGGCGGCAGGTTCGTCACGTCCTGGTCGCCGAGACGGACGGAGCCGGAGGAAGGTTCCTCCAGACCGGCGATCATGCGCAGGGTGGTGGTCTTGCCGCAGCCCGAGGCGCCCAGGAGCGCGAAGAACGAGCCCTGGGGGACGGTCAGGTCGAGCGGGTGGACGGCGGTGAAGGAGCCGTAGGTCTTGCTGATTCCGGAGAGGCGGACGTCGCCGCCGGTGTCGTTCGTCATGGTGTGGTCCCTGGGTGTCGGGGTCGTCTGTGGTCCGGGGGCGGGACACGGAAGCTGTGCCGCACGGGCAGGTCCGCGGCGGAGCCGGTGTCTGCCGCCCAGGGCGCCGGGCACCCGCCCGGGCTTGCCTGGACCACCGAATCCGCACCCGCCGGAGGCGTTACGCCCCTGTCAGCTTCGCGAACTTCTCTTCGTAGGCCGTCTCTTCCTTCGTGCTCAGGGAGCGGAAGGAGTGGGACTTGGCCGCCATGGCGGCGTCGGGAATGATCAGCGGGTTTTCCGCCGCCGACTCGTCGATCTTCGCCAGCTCGGCCTTCACGCCGTCGACGGGACAGACGTAGTTGATGTACGCGGCGAGCTGCGCGGCCGGACCGGGCTCGTAGTAGTAGTCGATGAGCCGCTCGGCGTTGGTCTTGTGCCGCGCCTTGTTGGGGACCAGCAGATTGTCCGTGGAGGTCAGATAGCCGCTCTCCGGGATGACGAAGTCGACGTCCGGGCTGTCCGCCTTGAGCTGGACGACGTCACCGGCCCAGGCGACACAGGCCGCGAGGTCGCCCTTGGTGAGGTCGGAGGTGTAGTCGTTGCCGGTGAAGCGGCGGATCTGGCCCTTGTCGACGGCCTTCTGGAGGCGGGCGATCGCCGCGTCGAAGTCGTCGTCGGTGAACTTCGCCGGGTCCTTGCCCAGGTCGAGCAGCGTCATCCCTATGCTGTCCCGCATCTCCGACAGGAAGCCGATGCGCCCCTTGAGCTTGGGGTTGTCGAGCATGTCGGAGAGGGACTTCACCTCCACACCGTCCAGCGCCTTCTTGTTGTAGGCGATGACCGTGGAGATACCGGTCCAGGGGTAGGAGTACGCGCGTCCCGGGTCCCAGTCCGGCGTACGGAACTGCTGGGAGAGGTTGGCGTACGCGTGCGGCAGGTTGGAGGCGTTCAGCTTCTGCACCCATCCGAAGCGGATGAGCCGGGCGGCCAGCCAGTCGGTGACGCAGATCAGGTCGCGTCCGGTGTCCTGGCCCGCCGCGAGCTGCGGCTTGAGCTTCCCGAAGAACTCGACGTTGTCGTTGATGTCCTCGGTGTACTTGACCTTGATGCCGGTGCGTTTGGCGAACTCGTCGAGCGTGGGGTGGCGTTTCTCGCTGTCGTCCACGTCCATGTACTCGGTCCAGTTGGAGAAGTTGATCTGCTTCTCCTTGGCCGAGTGGTCCTCGGACGAGACGCCCGCGGTGTTCTTCGCCGCGGGGATCCCGCAGGCGCTCAGCGTCCCGAGTCCGCCCAGCGCGAGCGCGCCGCCGGCGGACGCACGCATCAGTGAACGGCGGGTGAGTGAGGCCCTGCCGTTCCTGAGGCTGCGCCGCATGGCGGCCAGTTGGGCCGAGGACAGGCTTTCGGGCTCGTACTGCTCCATGCTCGTGGTGCCCTTTCGGGAGGGTGCGGCCTGGTCTCGGCCGGTGGTGACTATCGGTCCCCGAAGATCGTGCGGTGCCAGTCCTTCCTGGCCACCGCGGTGTTGTCGAACATGACGTGCTTGATCTGGGTGTACTCCTCGAACGAGTACGAGGACATGTCCTTGCCGAAGCCGGACGCCTTGTAGCCGCCGTGCGGCATCTCGCTGATGATCGGGATGTGGTCGTTGACCCACACACAGCCGGCCTTGATCTCGCGCGTGGCACGGTTCGCGCGGTACACGTCACGACTCCAGGCGGAGGCGGCGAGGCCGTACGGGGTGTCGTTGGCGAGCCGGATGCCTTCGTCGTCGCTGTCGAAGGGCAGGACGACGAGGACGGGACCGAAGAGCTCGGACTGCACGATCTCGCTGTCCTGCGCGGCGTCCGCGACCAGGGTGGGCCGGTAGTACGCGCCGTGCTTGAGGTCCTGCGGGATCTCACCGCCGGTGACCACGCGCGCGTAGGACCGCGCCCGGTCGACGAATCCGGCGACGCGGTCGCGCTGGGCGACCGAGATGAGCGGCCCGAGGTCGGTGTCCGGCGCGAACGGGTCGCCGAGCCGGACGGTCGCCATCAGGCCCGCGGTCTTCGAAACGAACTCTTCGTAGAGGGGCCTTTGCACGTACGCGCGCGTGGCGGCCGTGCAGTCCTGGCCCGTGTTGATGAGGGCGCCCGCCACCGCGCCGTGCACGGCGGCCTCCAGGTCCGCGTCGTCAAAGACCACGAAGGGCGCCTTGCCGCCGAGCTCCAGGTGGAGGCGTGTGACGGTGGCCGTGGCGATCTCGGCGACGCGCTTGCCGACCGCGGTGGAACCGGTGAAGGAGGTCATGGCGACGTCGGGGTGCCCGACGAGATGCTCACCGGCGTCCTTGCCGGCCCCGGTGATGATGTTGACGACACCGTCGGGGATACCCGCCTGGGTGGCCGCCTCGGCGAACAGCAGCGAGGTGAGCGGGGTGAGCTCGGCGGGCTTCAGAACGATGGTGTTGCCCGCGGCGATCGCCGGGAGGACCTTCCAGGCCGCCATCTGGAGGGGGTAGTTCCAGGGGGCGATGGAGCCGACGACACCGATGGGTTCACGGCGTACGTACGAGGTGTGGTCGCCGGAGTACTCGCCGGCGGACTGCCCCTGCAGATGCCGGGCGGCGCCCGCGAAGAAGGCGGTGTTGTCGATCGTGCCCGGGACGTCGAACTCCCGGGTCAGCTTGATCGGCTTGCCGCACTGGAGGGACTCCGCCTGCGCGAACTCCTCCGCGCGGTCGGCCAGTACTGCGGCGAAGCGGTGCATGGCGTCCGAGCGCTCGCCCGGGGTGGTGGCGGCCCAGCCCGGGAACGCCTCGTGGGCGGCGGCGACGGCCGCGTCCACGTCCACGGTGCTCGCCAGCCGGTACGTGTAGACGTCGTCGCCGGTGGCCGGGTCGACGACCGCGTGGGTGCGGCCGGACGTGCCCTTCGTCAGCCGGCCCGCGATGTACTGCGCGCCCGCCTCGAAGCGGTCCTGTGCCTGGAAGCGATGGCCCGGATTGTGCATGTCGCTCTCCTCCGCCGTCCTCCCCGTGCACCGGGGGTCGGCGTAGCTCCAGCTCGATTTGAGTGCCGATCCTGACAGAGCAACGGCCCTCCAACAAGTGATTCCGTTGTTGCCTTTTGGTTACGCGACGGAATCTGTCGACCAGGTGTCGAGTTCCCTTGAAAAAGGAGGGACGAACTGTCAGTGGTGCCTGCCAGACTCGCGTGCATGGGGAAGATCGATTCGCGGGACGCGCTGGTCAGCGCGGTCCGGTCAGGGGAAAAGGTCAAGTACCTCCACTTCTGGGGGCACCGGGCGCGGGCCGACGGGCAGGTGGGGGCCGGCTGTCTGAGTCAATGGTGGCCGTCGCCGTTCACGGTGGACTCGGTGGAGTACCGGACGGCCGAGCACTGGATGATGGCGCGGAAAGCGCGGCTGTTCGGTGACGACCGGGCGGAGCGGCTCGCTCTCGACGCGCCGAATCCCGCGCTCGCGAAGAAGGCGGGGCGGCTGGTGCGGGGGTTCGACGAGGGCGCCTGGGAGCGGGAGCGGTTCGGGATCGTCGTGGAGGGAAGCGTGCGGAAGTTCGCCTCGGACGGCGAGCTCCGGTCGTTTCTGCTGGGCACGGGTGAGCGGGTGCTCGTTGAGGCCAGCCCCGTTGACCGGGTGTGGGGGATCGGGGTGGCGGCGAACGACGACCGTGCGTTCGATCCGGAGCGGTGGAGGGGGCCGAACCTGCTGGGGTTCGCGCTGATGGAGGCGCGGGGGCGGTTGAGGGCTGCGTGATGAGTGCGGGCCAGTGGGGGCTGGTCGCGCAGTTCCCCGCGCCCCTTGGCCCCAGGGGGCGTCGGGTTCATTTGCCGGGTGCGGGTTGTCGTGGGTTGCTCGCGCAGTTCCCCGCGCCCCTGAAAAGCGTGGGACGCCCTACGCCTTCAGGGGCGCGGGGAACTGCGCGCTCGGCCCCGGACGGCTCGCACCCGACGCACACCGTCAAGCCCCACCCACCTCAGGGGCGCGGGGAACTGCGCGACCAGCCCCCACCGGCCCGCAGACAGCCGTAGGCAGATCAGCCGTTGACGGTCAGGGACGTGTTGAAGCCGTCGTCAACGGTTCCCGAGTCGCTTTCGGAGTCGTCGGGGACGATCAGGAACACCACCACGAAGGCGATGGCCAGCGCTATGCCGACGGCACCGCAGATGATCCCGGCCAGCGCCTGGCCGGGATTGGTGGCCTCGCCGCGGCGAGCCTTCCCGCGTCCGATCGCGCCGAAGATCACCGCGAGGATCCCGCAGGCCAGGGCAACCGGCCAGAGGCAGAAGCCCACCGCCGCGATGATGCCGAGTACGAGCCCTGCCGTGCCCAGCCCGTTGCTGGGCGCCATGGGCATCCCCGGCCAGCCGTAGCCGGGCCCCCCGCCGGGGCCACCGTAGGCGGGGTATCCCGGGTAGCCGTATCCGTACGGCATCTGCCCAGGGCCCTCGGGCGCGATGGGAGGCGGGGGCACGGAGGAGCCATGAGTGGGGTGGAGATGCGGGCCGGTCGGGGGCGCGTACGGGTGGGGCGCCCCTCCGGGAGGCCCGAAGGGGTTCGGCGGGGCCGAGGCGGCCGGCGGCGCGAACGGGTTGGCCCAGGGCTGCGGACCTGAGGGAGCCGAGGGGTTCGCAGGGGGCGCGGGGGTCACAGAGCCCGAGCCGGGCGGCACCGGAGCACCCGGCCCCGTACCCGTACCCGTACCCGTACCGGGAGCGTGCGGCGCCCCGCCCGGCAGCGACGTCACCGTCTGCTGGTCGTGAACCGACGGCGGTGTCGGGCCGGCCCTCTCTCCAGGGGGCGCGTCCGTCGGTGGGGCCCAGGGGTTCGGCTCGGCGGAGGACTTGCTCAGCGGGACCTTCGGAGCGGGAGCCGCGTCCTCGGGGCCGGCCCCCGATTCGTCGCCGGCCGCCGCACCCGGTGTCTGCGCGTCGTCGGACATGCGCGGAGTCCCCTCTGTCGTACGTAGCGTCATGCTACGGCCCGTGCCTCCCCCGCACAGACCGCGTCCTACGATGATCCCTGAACCATCGATCAGCCGATCACCCGCGTCCGCCGGACACACGGCCGGACGCCGTTCCCGGGGAGGAACCCTTGACCGACCACCACGACCTGCACGCCTTCATCGCCGGACTGCCCAAGGCCGAACTCCACGTGCACCACGTCGGCTCAGCCTCCCCGCGTATCGTCTCCGAACTGGCCGCCCGCCACCCCGACTCCAAGGTGCCCTCGGACCCCGAGGCCCTGGTCGACTTCTTCACCTTCACGGACTTCGCCCACTTCATCGACGTGTACCTGTCCGTCGTCGACCTCATCCGCACCCCCGAGGACGTACGTCTGTTGACGTACGAGGTCGCCCGGGACATGGCCCGCCAGCAGATCCGCTACGCCGAGCTGACGATCACGCCGTTCTCGTCGACCCGTCGCGGTATCGACGAGGGCGCCTTCATGGAGGCGATCGAGGACGCGCGCACGGCCGCCGAGGCGGACTTCGGGACCGTGCTGCGCTGGTGCTTCGACATTCCGGGCGAGGCGGGACTCGAATCCGCCGAGGAGACGGTCCGGCTCGCCACCACCGACAAGCTCCGCCCGGAGGGCCTGGTCTCCTTCGGGCTCGGCGGGCCGGAGATCGGCGTGCCCCGGCCGCAGTTCAAGCCGTACTTCGACCGTGCGATCGCGGCGGGCCTGCACTCCGTACCGCACGCGGGCGAGACGACGGGACCGGAGACCATCTGGGACGCGCTGACCGACCTGCGCGCCGAGCGCATCGGGCACGGCACCAGCTCCGCCCGGGACCCGAAGCTCCTCGCGCACCTCGCCGAGCACCGGATCCCGCTGGAGGTCTGCCCCACGTCCAACATCGCCACCCGTGCGGTCCGCACCCTCGACGAGCACCCCATAAAGGAATTCGTACGGGCCGGGGTCGTCGTCACCATCAACTCCGACGACCCGCCGATGTTCGGCACCGACCTCAACAACGAGTACGCGGTCGCCGCCCGCCTCCTCGACCTGGACGAGCGGGGTCTCGCCGCGCTCGCCAAGAACGCCGTCGAGGCCTCGTTCCTCGACGACACCGGCAAGGCGAAGCTCGCCGAGGACATCGACACGTACACCTCTGCCTGGCTCGCTCCCTGAGCCGACGCGGACCCAGCACAATGGGCCCATGCGTACCGTGACAGCCGTGGCCCATCGCGGCGACCCCTACCGCGTCCGCGAGAACACGATCGACTCGCTGCGTTCCGCGCTCCAACGGGGCGCGGACGCCGTGGAGATCGACGTCCGGCTCACCCGCGACGGCGTGCCCGTGCTGCTGCACGACAGCACGCTGAAGCGGTTGTGGGAGCAGGACCGGCCACTGCTGTCGCTCTCCTCGGACGAGGTGCGGGGCCTGACCTCCGGCGGTGTTCCCACGCTGGAGGAGGCCCTGAAGGCCACGGACGAGGGCCGGCTCATGGTCGATCTGCCGGGTCCGGCGGACGCGCGTGCCGTCCGCCGGATCGTCGGCGTCATCCGTGACCTCGGCGCCGAGGAGCGCGTGTACTACTGCGCCGGCGCCGACACCATGCTCGCCGTCCGCGCGGCGGACCCCGCCGCGGAGATCGCCCTCACCTGGACGACCCTCGCGCCGCCGCGTCCCGCACTGCTCGACGCGGTGCGGCCCCAGTGGCTCAACTACCGCTTCGGGCTTGCCAATCGGGACGTGATCGCCCGTACGCACCGCGACGGGTACCTGGTGTCGGTGTGGACGCCCGACACCCGCCGCTCCATGCGGCGACTCCTCGACGCGGGCGTCGACTCGATCACCACGAACCGCATCGACACGCTGTGCGCACTGCGCAAGGGCTGATGATCCAAGGGCCCGGGTCCCTGAAGAGTCCAGAGGTCTAGAGGGAGGGCTGCGCGAACTCCAGTGGCGGGGCGATCGCCTGGGCGTCCGCCCCCTCCCCCACCCACAGTCCGATCAGCAGTGCCGCCGTCGCCTCCAGCAGCCCGGCCCGGTCCAGGCCGCCCGCGTTCAACGGCTCGCAGCCCAGGTCGCGCACGAGGCGGCGTACGACGGTCAGCGCCGCCTCGTCGTCGCCGCACAGCGGGACCGCCAGCGGGCGGTCGTCGAAGACCGGCGGGGTCAGCCGCCAGACGTCCACGTGGCAGAGGTTGAAGGCCTTGACCACGGACGCGGCCGGGGCGGCGGAGGCGATCCGCTCGGCCGCCGCGGGCCCGCCCGCCGTGAGCAGGGCGAAGCCCGGGCCCACCGGGTTGGTGCAGTCGATCAGCACCCGCCCACGGAGCACCTCCTCAAGACCGGCGACCACGTCGGCCACCGCCATGTACGGCAGGGCCAGCAGCACCGCGTCCGTCCCGAACCCGGCCGCCTCCCGCAGTCCGCCCGAGCGGCTCCCCGCGAGCACCTCGTGTCCGGCCCGCCGCCACTGCGTGCCGAGCGCGTCCGCCATGCCGCCCGTGCCGAGAATCCCTATCCGCATACGCCTCTGCCTCCGGTCCGTGGGTCGATCTCCTACGACAGTAGGAAGCCGCTCGGGCACCATTCGGTATGTGAGCACCGAACCGTTCTT from Streptomyces sp. NBC_00258 includes:
- a CDS encoding chitinase; translated protein: MDRVRSVLAVCAATVLAVPGITALSSAARAADADLARNGGFEAGLDGWTCTAGSVVTSPVRSGGSALKATPAGSDNARCAQTVTVKPGSQYTLAGYVRGDYAYLGASGTGTTDVSAWTQSAPDWQRLTTTFRTGASTTKVTIYTHGWYGTGAYHADDISLVGPGVDAGQPPAAPTAPTVGTVTSTSVALSWPSVLGATGYAIHRNGTKVQSASGTSTTVSGLSPSTAYSFQITAVNEAGESAKSPAVTATTTSGPGGGDPSDLPAHALVGYLHASFANGSGYTRMADVPDSWDVIDLAFGEPTSTTSGDIRFDRCPVTECPNVESDAEFKAAIKAKQAAGKKVLISIGGQNGQVQLTTTAARDTFVSSVSKIIDEYGLDGLDIDFEGHSLSLNADDTDFKNPKTPVIVNLVSAVKTLKARYGADFVLTMAPETFFVQLGYQYYGTGKWGGQDPRAGAYLPVIHALRDDLTLLHVQDYNSGPIMGLDNQYHSMGGADFHIAMTDMLLTGFPVAGDANNVFPPLRPDQIAIGMPATTNAGNGHVPSSETNKALDCLTKKTNCGSYTTHGTWPALRGLMTWSINWDRFGGWEFSRNFDGYFG
- a CDS encoding NAD(P)/FAD-dependent oxidoreductase, yielding MAPSAMSRDKNWAKSLSDAQPVSYWLDDPGKPRPEPALTTAETCDLLVVGGGYSGLWTALLAKERDPGREVVLVEGREAGWAASGRNGGFCAASLTHGLSNGLTRWPDEIHKLEELGARNLDGIEATVARYSLDCDFERTGEIDVATEPYQAAELRDWHEELERRGLANDVEYLDAEAVREQVDSPTFLAGLHDRRGVAMLHPAKLAWGLKRACVELGVRVYENTPALTLKPYGAGMAVRTPYGSIRARRVALGTNIFPNLVKRVRSYTVPVYDYALMTEPLTADQLASIGWKNRQGLGDSANQFHYFRLSADNRILWGGYDAVYPYGGRVRAEYDDRPETYAKLAGHFFTCFPQLEGVRFSHAWGGAIDTCSRFSAFFGTAHQGRVSYAAGYTGLGVGATRFGADVMLDLLSGERTERTSLEMVRKKPLPFPPEPFAWTGIALTKWSLARADAHGGRRNLWLKTMDRLGLGFDS
- a CDS encoding ABC transporter permease, whose product is MALVRWLKRRLVVIAGLLTLGYLLLPNIVVTVFSFNNPKGRFNYEWQQFSTDAWTDPCGVADLCGSLSLSLQIAAWATLGATVLGTMIAFALVRYRFRARGAVNSLIFLPMAMPEVVMAASLLTLFLNLGAQLGFWTILIAHIMFCLSFVVTAVKARVMSMDPRLEQAAQDLYAGPVQTFVRVTLPIAAPGIAAGALLAFALSFDDFIITNFNAGSTVTFPMFVWGSAQRGTPVQINVIGTAMFIVAVLFVLAGMVIGNRRNRQKA
- a CDS encoding ABC transporter permease, whose product is MTTVTDAPPLAPTPAPEERPPRRRGRLTPYWLLLPGILWLLVFFALPMVYQASTSVQTGSLEEGYKVTWHFATYWDAVADYWPQFLRSIAYAGTATILCLLLGYPLAYLIAFRAGRWRNLILILVIAPFFTSFLIRTLAWKTILADGGPVVGALNSLHVLDVTSWLGITAGDRVLATPLAVVCGLTYNFLPFMILPLYTSLERIDGRLHEAAGDLYAKPFTTFRKVTFPLSMPGVVSGTLLTFIPASGDYVNADLLGSTDTRMVGNVIQTQFLRILDYPTAAALSFILMAGILAIVTLYIRKSGTEDLV
- a CDS encoding ABC transporter ATP-binding protein, whose product is MTNDTGGDVRLSGISKTYGSFTAVHPLDLTVPQGSFFALLGASGCGKTTTLRMIAGLEEPSSGSVRLGDQDVTNLPPYKRPVNTVFQSYALFPHLDIFENVAFGLRRRGIKSVKKQVEDMLELVQLGEQARKKPHQLSGGQQQRVAVARALINTPKVLLLDEPLGALDLKLRRQMQLELKRIQTEVGITFVHVTHDQEEAMTMADTVAVMNAGRVEQLGSPADLYENPNTTFVANFLGTSNLIEAEVDSKSGDEIVLKAGGGKLLLPAARCSAPTTTGGKVLVGVRPEKISLTHADDAGEIPAGRNRITGTIADSSFIGVSTQYVIDSPVCPEFEVYAQNIDRDSRLVPGTEVVLHWNPAHTFGLDAAQDIDAGIETVEEEAA